The genome window CCGTGGAACGGCTACAGCCTCGAAGACCCCGGCGCGACGTTCGGCCATTACCTTCAAGATTCCATGGCGCTGATGCTGGTGCCGACGGTGCTGTTGGGCATGAGCCTGCCCATCCTCATCAAGCTGGCGTCGGGGGATCATCGTCATGTCGGCGGCGGCACCGGGCGCGTGTATGCCGCCAACACCGCCGGCGCCATTGCCGGATCGCTGCTGGCGGGATTCTGGCTGTTGCCGGTCTTCGGCACCGAGCAGAGCCTGGTGGTTGTGGTGACGCTGAACCTGTTTACGGCGGCGATCCTGTTCCGCACCGGCAGCGCACCGCTCAAAGTGCGCAAGGTCGGCACCCCGGCCCTCGTCGCCGTCATCCTCGCATTCAACCTGGCCATGCCGGGCGACCTGCTCAATCCGTTTTTCCTGCGCGATAGCGTCGGCCGTCGCGACATACAGAGCCTGTTGTATTTCGAGGAAGGGTTGACCGACACCGTGGCCGTGTTCAAGGACGACTACGGCCTGCTCAATCCCGACGCCAAACGCCTCATCACCAACGGCATTTCGATGTCCGCGTCGAACGTCATCGCCACGCGTTACATGAAACTGCTGGCGCACGTGCCGATCCTGCTGTCGGATCACCCGGACGACGTGCTGGTCATTTGTTTCGGCACCGGCCAGACCACCGGTGCGGCGGGCATGCACCCCGGTGTGAAGTCGGTGGACAGCGTCGAGCTTTCACCCAGTGTCATCAACGCCGCTCCGGCCTTCGCCAAAGAAAATCACGATGCGGTGAACAACAAGAAAGTGAACATCGTCATTCAGGACGGACGCAACTTCCTGCTCACCACCGATAAAAAATACGACGTCATCACCGGCGAGCCGCCACCGCCGCGCACGGCGTTCACGGTGAACCTGTACACGCAGGATTTTTACAGGCAGGCGCGGGATCGGCTGAAGCCCGGCGGTCTGATCGCGCAATGGGTGCCGCTGCACAGCCAGAGCGCCAAGGAAGTGGACATGCATTTCAAAACCTTTCTGTCCGTGTTCCCGCATGCCGAGGCGTGGATGTCCGTCGCCAATGAAATCATTTTGATCGGTTCCGACCAGCCCATCGACCTCGACCTCGCCAAACTGAAACAGCGCTTCCAGTCGCCGTATGTGAAGCAGGCGATGGACGCCATCCACATTCCGGACGTGTCCGCTTTCCTCGCCAACATCTGGTTTCAGGAAGAAGAATTGCAGGCCCTGGCGAAGAACCGGCCGCTCATCACCGACAACCGGCCGCGCATTGAGTTTTATCTGGACTCCGGCCGCGTCGTCGGCACCGCCGATCTGGAACGCATCGTCTTCAACCGGGTGGCGGCAGACGCGTTCTGGCGGCGGGTGCAAAATGCCGATGCAGAGGACGAACAACGGTTCCGCAAACAGTACCGCATGATGGATCTGTACCAGCGCGGCGTCATGTATTCCAACCGCGAGATGCTGCTGGCGGCGATGGATCTGGCGGAAGACGACGGGCTGCTGCGTTACCACCTGCAAGCCGGGGAGGCACAGATACGCGGCCTGCTCGAACAGGTGGAGGCCGACCCGGGCAACCTCGAAGTGCTGCTCAACCTCGGCCATGCATTTTATCAACTGGGGCAGTATGAAAAGAGCCTGGAATTTTTAAGCATGGTGCAGAAACGCCAGCCGGAAAACCCCATCGCCCTGCTGTACACGGGGTATGACCTGATGGAACTGGGACGCCTCCTGCAGGCGGAAGCGGTTCTGAAAGACGCGGTGCGGAAGAATCCCGGCGAGATGCGCACCGTGTTGCAGCAGATCGGACTCATCGACCTGTTGCAGAAACTGGAAACGAAACCGGAAGACACGACGCTGCTCAACGCCGCCGCCAAGTTTTATAACATCCGCGGCGAGCATCTGGAGTCGCTCAAGTACTCCGACCGGGTGTTGCAGGTGGATGCGGTGAACCAGGAAGCGTTGCAGAGCCAGATGTTCAGTTATCGCGGGCTGGGTCAGCCGCGCGAGGTCATCGCCACCGGTTTCCGTTATGAAAACGTGGACGGGGACGACCCGCAGTACATGTACCTGATGGCGGAAATGTACATGAAGATCCTGCGCTGCGACAAGGCCATCCCGTTCCTTGAAAAAATCCTCGCCGTGGATGACACCTACCAGAACGCGCAGAAGTGGCTGCGCCGCTGCAAACAAGAAGTGGACGAGCCTCTCCCCGCGGCGTGATTTTTTATTCTAGGGATGTGAAGGATTGAGCGCCGTGGAGCGTCGTCAGCGCGCCGCGATGCCGCGCAGCCGGTTGCGCACGCCGAGCCACGCCACTTCCAGCCAGTTGGTGACGCGTCCTTTCCAGATGCGCCAGGGACTGTACAGCCTGGCGTGAGTCTGGAACAACAGTTTGGGGATGTTCAAGTCTTCCGGGCAGCGCGGCAGGCAGTCACCGCATTCGGTGCAGCGGTTGGCGAACTCGCCGGGAAACCAGTGCCCCTTGCTCTGCAACATGTTGTAACGGTACCTGCCGAACGACTGCATGCCGTAGCCTTCCAGCATGTTGCGGAAGCGCAGCACCTCCGGGATGTTGATGTTTTCCGGGCAGGGCAGGCACTGGTTGCACACCGTGCAGTAATCGGGGATGCGCGCCGTCTGGCCGTCCATCGTCTCTTTCACCGGCGCGTCTTGCGGCGTGAAGTAATCGCCACCGTTCAGGATCGCCAGGTTCTGCTCAAAATGTTCCGGCGCGTGGAAGCCCATGGTCAGCGTCGTGATCTCCGGATGGCTCAGGCAGAAGCGTCCGTTGAACTGCACCGGCGTGAGCGGCGCGCACAGCGATTCCAGCTTGGGCGACGGATTCCACAATTGCCCACCCTTGTCGTTGGGTGAGATGATGAGGATGCCGAGATCCATCTTGCCTGCCAGTTGGATGGCTTCGTGATGGCGTTGGAAAAAATAATAGTAGTGCAGGTTGACGAAATCGAACAGGTTCGTGCGCATGGCGGCGAGGATGATATCCAGCGGCGCGTGCGTGGAAAAGCCGATGTGCCGCACCCGCCCCTCCTCGCGCAGGCGGTGCAGGGTCTCGACCGGGCCGCCGGGCTTCACGGCGGCGTCGAGGCGTTCCTGATTGTTGATGCCGTGCCAGCCGTAGAAATCGACGTAATCCAACTGCAACGCTTTGAGTTGTTCGTCCACCAGCCGGCGTGTGTCGTCGGCGGTCATGGGTGCGCCCTTGGTCATCATTTTGTACGCCGAGCGCGGCGTGCCGAGTTCTTTCAGCGCCGTGCCGTACAGGTGTTCGCTCTTCACGTAGCCGTGGGCGGTCTCGATGTGGTTGATGCCGCAGGCCAGGGCGCGGTGGGTGGTGTCGATGCAGTTGTCGAGCGCCGCTTTCGGCAGGTGGTCGCGGGGCGCGTCCCAGCCCTGTTCGAATCGCATGCCGCCCAAGGTCAGCACCGAAATCGATTCGTTGGTGCGACCGAAGCGGCGGTACTCCATCGGCGGCAGAGTCGTGGTTTCCGGTGCGGCGATTGTGGGGGTTGCGGCGTTGGGCATGGTTTCGGTTTTTAAGGGTTCAGGATCGAGTCGCTTTCATGCTAAAAAAGAATGAGCCCGGAGTCAATGCCAAGGCTCCTGCTCCCCTCGTGGGAGCACTCACGGAGTGACAGGTCAGGATGAGGGTGAGTTTCTCATTTTTAAAGATTGCAGGGTTATTAATTAAGGTCGAAGACGTAGCGATGCTGGATCGGTTTTTAGACTGGATCAAAAAAAACACGCCGGAAGAAGACCCGTCGCCGCAACTCGGGGACATCACGCCCGAGGCGAAAGAGGCGGTGATCAGGGAGTGGTACGCCACGTTGGGCGTGCCGGAGGGATCGGACCTGAACGCCTGCCGCCGCGCCTGGAAACAGCAGTTGGCGCATTATCACAAACACCTGATCTCCGACGACGAGGCGGCGAAGCAGGAGGCCTCGCGTCTCACCCAGCGCATCAATGAGGCTTACCGCGGCCTGCAGGACGAGCTGTTCTGAATCCGGTTGGGACCCGTCCGCGTTCGGGTCTATAATGAGCCGCGCCCGGCGCGGAGCGAACAGACTGTATTTGCGCGGAGCGAACAGACTGTATTTGGAACACGCTCCCTGATCATCGTTTGCCCGGCGACGCATAAACCCGTTACCTCTCCCCGCAAGGGAGCTGGGCCGCGCCCGGCGCGGAGCGAACAGAATATAATATATTTGGAATGCGTTTTTTCTCCCTCCCCTGTACCAAGGGGAGGGTTGGGGTGGGGTTTTGGAACGCAACCCGTATTCACGGGTTGCAACCACCAACAATACCTCCCCTCATTCCCCTCCTTGGAAAGGAGGGGAATATAATTTGCGCGCTCTGACCATCGTTGGCTTGGCGACGCATAAACCCGTCCCCGCAAGGGAGCTGGGCCGCGCCCGGCGCGGAGCGAACAGAATATAATATATTTGGAATGCGTCTTTCACACAGGCGGTGCCGTGTCCCGATTCCGTTTCATCCATTGTTCCGATCTGCACATCGACAGCCCGTTCAAGAATCTGGATGGGGTCGATGCCGCCATGCGCGACCGCCTGCGCGCCGCCACACAGCAAGCCTTCGCCAATATCGTCACCCTCGCTTTAAAGGAAAAAGTCGATGCCGTGATCATTGCGGGCGACGTGTTCGACGGCGAAGACAAGAGCTTGCAGGCGCAGTTCCGGTTCAAGCGCGAGCTCGAACGGCTGACGGGGGCGGGCATCCCGGCATTCATTGCGCACGGCAATCACGATCCTTTAAGCTCCTGGTCCGAGACCCTGAACTGGCCCGCCGGCGTGCACGTGTTCCCCGGCAACGCAGTGGCGTCGATTCCCGTCGAACGCGAGGGGCAGGTGGTGGCCACAATCTACGGCATCAGTTACGCGAAGAAGGAAGTGTTGGACAACCTGGTACCGTTGTTTTCGAAGATCGATCCCGCCGTGCCCGCCGTCGGGGTGCTGCACACCAATGTCGGCGGCGATAAAAACCACGACAACTACGCGCCCTGCAAGCTGGAAGACCTGCGCGGCGTCGCCGTCGATTACTGGGCGCTGGGCCACATCCATGCGCCGCAGGTGTTGCGCGACGCGCACCCCGCCGTGGTGTACAGCGGCAACCCGCAGGCGCGGCATTTCAAGGAAGGCGGCGAGAAAGGCTGCTACCTGGTGACTCTGGCGAAAGGTCAGGCGCCGGACATCGTGTTCCACGCGGTGGACACGGTGCGGTATGTACGGACAGTGCTGGACGTGACCGGCTGCGACACGTGGAACGCCGTGGCTGCCGCCATTCAGGACGCCTGCCGCAAGCAGCTCGCGGCGATTGGCGAGCGCGACCTCGTTGTCGAATGGACGCTGACCGGTCGCACGCTCAGGCACGGGGACTTGCAGGATACGAAACAACTCGCTGAACTGCGCGACGAGGTGTTGACGGAGTTCGAGGGCGGCGCGCAGAGTGTGTGGATGGAGTTGGAATCGAACACCAGCGGTTATTACGATCTCGATGCGCTGCGTCAGGGCAAGGATTTCATCGCCGATGTCATCGCTCACTACGACGGCGTCCTCGATGCGGACGATCCCGGCGAATGGCAGAAAGTGCTGGAGCCGGTGTTCGGCGAGCGCGGTGGACGCCTGCCGCCGCCGGATGCGGACACGCTGAAGGCATGGATCGCGCAGGCGCGGGATGTGACGCTCGATCACCTGATGCCGGATGAAGACTGAAGCAAGGAAACGGACCGACCATGCAACTGCGTGAACTCCATATCAAACGTTTCGGGGCATTCAAGGACCAGTCCGTCGCCGGATTGCGTCCCGGCCTCAACCTGTTGTATGGGGAAAACGAGGCGGGCAAGACGACGTTGCTCCAGTTCGTGCGCTGGGTGCTGTTCGGCGAAGGCGCCATGTTCGCCGATCACTATGCTCCGGAGGACGGCGGCAAGCAGGAGGGATCGCTCGAATGCGAATCGGTGAGCGGCGAAGCGGTGACGATTCAGCGTAGTGTCCAAAGCAAACAGAAAACGCAGGTCCGTGTTGCCACGCCGTCGCGCACGGTGGAGAACCAGCAGAACCTCAATCCGTTTCTGGGATACATTCCTGCCGCATTGTATAAAAACGTGTATGCCTTCACCATCGAGGAATTGCAGCAACTGGATTTCGTCAAGGACGATGAAGTGAAGCAACGCATCGTCGGTGCGGGCTTGGGGCTGGGTGCGGTGTCTTTGTCCGGGATCAGGAAATCGCTCAACGACCGTCGCGAAGCATTGTTCAAGGTGCGCGGCAGGACGCAGACTCTCAACGCCCTCACCACGGAAATCCGCGAGAAAGAAGCGCAGTTGAAAACCATGCAGGCGGAACTGGTTCAGTACGACGCGCTGCATGCCGAGATCGAATCCCTCATGCAACGGCGTGACGCGTTGAAAGAACCGCTCGCCGCAGCCAACCGCCAGGCGCAGAGACTGAACACCCTGCTGGAATTGTTTCCGAAGTTTGTGGAATGGGAGGGGCTGGAGGAAGCCTTGCAGAAACGGGATGGCGTGCCCGATCTCGCCGAAGCGGTGATTGTCGAATTTCACGGTTTGCGCACGGATTGGGAGTCCTTAAAAAAACAATGTGAGGAAAAGGAACAAACGCTGGTCCGGTTGCAGGCGGAGTGCGACGGCATTCAGGTCAACACCGCGCTGCTGCAACGGGAAGCCGAGGCGGTGACCCTCAACCAGTCGTCCGAGTCGGTGCGTAATGTGGTGAAGGAACTCGACGGGGTGCAGTCGGAGTGCCGGGAAAAAACGGAAAGCCTCCAGCGGCAGTTGATGGAGATCGGTCCCGAATGGGACGAGGCCGCGTTGCGGACGTTTCGTGAAGGCGAGGCCTGCAAGCAGCACGCGCGCAAGGTTCAGGAGGGGATGACGGATGCGGCGCAGAAAGTGAGCACGGCGCACAGCACGCTGGATGACTACCGGGAACGCAAGGCGCGGAATCAGGCGGAGCAGGGACCGGTGCCGCCGGAATTTCTGTGGATGGCAATGGGTGTCGCGGTGCTGAGTGTGGCGGCGGGTATCGCCGCATGGGTGGCGGGGTTCATGCTGGGCGCG of Nitrospina watsonii contains these proteins:
- a CDS encoding aldo/keto reductase, which translates into the protein MPNAATPTIAAPETTTLPPMEYRRFGRTNESISVLTLGGMRFEQGWDAPRDHLPKAALDNCIDTTHRALACGINHIETAHGYVKSEHLYGTALKELGTPRSAYKMMTKGAPMTADDTRRLVDEQLKALQLDYVDFYGWHGINNQERLDAAVKPGGPVETLHRLREEGRVRHIGFSTHAPLDIILAAMRTNLFDFVNLHYYYFFQRHHEAIQLAGKMDLGILIISPNDKGGQLWNPSPKLESLCAPLTPVQFNGRFCLSHPEITTLTMGFHAPEHFEQNLAILNGGDYFTPQDAPVKETMDGQTARIPDYCTVCNQCLPCPENINIPEVLRFRNMLEGYGMQSFGRYRYNMLQSKGHWFPGEFANRCTECGDCLPRCPEDLNIPKLLFQTHARLYSPWRIWKGRVTNWLEVAWLGVRNRLRGIAAR
- a CDS encoding J domain-containing protein produces the protein MLDRFLDWIKKNTPEEDPSPQLGDITPEAKEAVIREWYATLGVPEGSDLNACRRAWKQQLAHYHKHLISDDEAAKQEASRLTQRINEAYRGLQDELF
- a CDS encoding metallophosphoesterase family protein produces the protein MSRFRFIHCSDLHIDSPFKNLDGVDAAMRDRLRAATQQAFANIVTLALKEKVDAVIIAGDVFDGEDKSLQAQFRFKRELERLTGAGIPAFIAHGNHDPLSSWSETLNWPAGVHVFPGNAVASIPVEREGQVVATIYGISYAKKEVLDNLVPLFSKIDPAVPAVGVLHTNVGGDKNHDNYAPCKLEDLRGVAVDYWALGHIHAPQVLRDAHPAVVYSGNPQARHFKEGGEKGCYLVTLAKGQAPDIVFHAVDTVRYVRTVLDVTGCDTWNAVAAAIQDACRKQLAAIGERDLVVEWTLTGRTLRHGDLQDTKQLAELRDEVLTEFEGGAQSVWMELESNTSGYYDLDALRQGKDFIADVIAHYDGVLDADDPGEWQKVLEPVFGERGGRLPPPDADTLKAWIAQARDVTLDHLMPDED
- a CDS encoding fused MFS/spermidine synthase, whose amino-acid sequence is MSRSPMIYGFFFVSGITALVYEIIWTRMLTLVFGHTVYSVSVVLAAFMAGLGFGSYVWGHVIDRAAQEDRHPPLLVYALIEILIGVTAALLTLIFYKFHVFYAWFHQFVPESPALFAAIKAVLAFLLMFVPTTLMGATLPIISKYYVTDDARLGRQVSYLYALNTLGASVGCLLAGFLFISLFGVAQTAWYAAVANLIIGIGCIRTYQEENPGHKLSLRLPRLTWPGVEGFAPSQKLWMAVAFLSGLTALAYEVLWTRLLVFSIASTVYSFSIMLAVFLFGICAGSLLAVPVMAKCRDLRQVLMALQAGIAGYVTFTLFNMQSVLSPPWNGYSLEDPGATFGHYLQDSMALMLVPTVLLGMSLPILIKLASGDHRHVGGGTGRVYAANTAGAIAGSLLAGFWLLPVFGTEQSLVVVVTLNLFTAAILFRTGSAPLKVRKVGTPALVAVILAFNLAMPGDLLNPFFLRDSVGRRDIQSLLYFEEGLTDTVAVFKDDYGLLNPDAKRLITNGISMSASNVIATRYMKLLAHVPILLSDHPDDVLVICFGTGQTTGAAGMHPGVKSVDSVELSPSVINAAPAFAKENHDAVNNKKVNIVIQDGRNFLLTTDKKYDVITGEPPPPRTAFTVNLYTQDFYRQARDRLKPGGLIAQWVPLHSQSAKEVDMHFKTFLSVFPHAEAWMSVANEIILIGSDQPIDLDLAKLKQRFQSPYVKQAMDAIHIPDVSAFLANIWFQEEELQALAKNRPLITDNRPRIEFYLDSGRVVGTADLERIVFNRVAADAFWRRVQNADAEDEQRFRKQYRMMDLYQRGVMYSNREMLLAAMDLAEDDGLLRYHLQAGEAQIRGLLEQVEADPGNLEVLLNLGHAFYQLGQYEKSLEFLSMVQKRQPENPIALLYTGYDLMELGRLLQAEAVLKDAVRKNPGEMRTVLQQIGLIDLLQKLETKPEDTTLLNAAAKFYNIRGEHLESLKYSDRVLQVDAVNQEALQSQMFSYRGLGQPREVIATGFRYENVDGDDPQYMYLMAEMYMKILRCDKAIPFLEKILAVDDTYQNAQKWLRRCKQEVDEPLPAA